The following proteins are encoded in a genomic region of Pyrus communis chromosome 11, drPyrComm1.1, whole genome shotgun sequence:
- the LOC137707486 gene encoding wax ester synthase/diacylglycerol acyltransferase 11-like — protein MEVWEEELEPVSPTGHYFNSSVLSVSILAILENEFPIDDSQFLSLLENVFLPINPRFSSIMIEKNGKKQWKKVEVKLEDHVKTPIFPSNLSNESYDEYFDDYISSIATKRFPQDKPLWEVHVIKYPNSNAAGNLIFKLHHALGDGYSLMGALLSCLQRADNPSLPLTFPSLLPSETKIENVMTKTISSLLSTISDFWWGISKSFRGEDDPSPIKSSTNGLEFAPITISTIMISLDRIRLIKSKLGVTINDVLTGMIFLGSRLYMQEMNQSSREAHSTSLVLLNTRFMANYASIEEMIKPNSKSPWGNHVTFLHVPIPKLTEFSNVLDFVWNAHKIIKQKRNSSAIYFTSGLLEMLNKFGGHEAASRYIRSTLKNSSVVITSMIGPVEKMSLANQPIKGLYFLVVGTPEALDISIVSYMGKVKLAFTVKKGIIDPQRLKLCMENALNMISNAADKNSMQNI, from the exons ATGGAGGTTTGGGAAGAGGAACTGGAGCCAGTGAGCCCTACTGGCCACTATTTCAACAGCTCTGTTTTATCGGTATCAATTCTTGCTATTTTGGAAAATGAATTTCCAATTGATGACTCTCAATTTTTGTCATTGCTCGAGAATGTGTTCCTGCCCATCAACCCACGCTTCTCCTCTATaatg attgaaaaaaatggaaagaaacaatGGAAAAAGGTTGAAGTGAAGCTTGAAGACCATGTTAAAACTCCAATCTTCCCTTCCAATTTGTCGAATGAATCTTATGACGAGTATTTTGATGACTATATCTCAAGCATAGCTACTAAAAGATTTCCACAAGACAAACCACTGTGGGAAGTTCATGTTATAAAGTACCCAAATAGCAATGCAGCTGGTAATCTCATATTCAAGTTGCACCATGCATTAG GTGATGGCTACTCTCTCATGGGCGCTCTTCTCTCCTGTCTACAAAGGGCTGACAATCCTTCTCTTCCACTAACTTTTCCTTCACTGCTGCCATCAGAAACGAAGATTGAAAATGTTATGACCAAAACTATCTCATCCTTGTTGAGCACCATATCAGATTTTTGGTGGGGCATTTCAAAGAGCTTTAGGGGGGAAGATGATCCATCACCAATAAAATCCTCGACAAATGGACTTGAGTTCGCGCCAATTACAATATCAACGATTATGATCTCCCTTGATCGAATCAGATTAATTAAGAGCAAACTCGGAGTG ACGATCAATGACGTTCTTACTGGGATGATCTTTCTTGGCTCTCGACTATATATGCAAGAGATGAACCAAAGCTCAAGGGAAGCGCATAGCACATCATTGGTTTTACTAAATACAAGGTTCATGGCGAATTATGCGTCGATTGAAGAAATGATCAAACCCAATAGCAAGAGCCCATGGGGAAATCATGTTACATTCTTGCATGTTCCCATTCCCAAGTTGACTGAATTCTCAAATGTGCTTGACTTCGTTTGGAATGCACACAAAATAATCAAGCAGAAAAGAAATTCTTCAGCTATTTATTTCACTAGTGGGCTATTGGAGATGCTGAACAAGTTTGGAGGCCacgag GCAGCATCAAGATACATCCGTAGCACATTAAAGAACTCGAGCGTGGTGATCACAAGTATGATTGGCCCGGTGGAAAAAATGTCTTTGGCAAACCAACCAATCAAAGGGTTGTACTTTTTGGTAGTTGGGACACCTGAG GCACTTGACATATCAATCGTAAGTTATATGGGAAAGGTGAAGCTTGCCTTCACAGTGAAAAAAGGCATCATAGATCCACAAAGGTTGAAGTTGTGCATGGAAAATGCCCTCAATATGATATCCAATGCCGCAGACAAAAATTCTATGCAAAATATATAG